In Lotus japonicus ecotype B-129 chromosome 5, LjGifu_v1.2, one genomic interval encodes:
- the LOC130718206 gene encoding uncharacterized protein LOC130718206 isoform X2, translating into MAKVWTGTPPLLPLRSKLPSLQFQCCSYSNTPKISASFNREREKTETPQILKIAVSGVTELLRLFSPPNQTSVLSEDIEKQTQESPVSSVDDVLMIIQSDYEKAYFVTGNFTSSIYAENCLFEDPTIKFRGRDLYARNLKLLVPFFDCASIRLQKIEKDVDSDTNYVVASWKLRCLPYSLCDFIFFKHYIFFQFQEILLISAANLPHCSKNDINASKSNMDQLKTSLEASHFN; encoded by the exons ATGGCAAAAGTATGGACTGGAACACCTCCTCTACTACCCTTACGCTCCAAG CTGCCAAGCCTCCAATTCCAATGCTGCTCATACAGTAACACCCCCAAAATCAGTGCAAGTTTTAATAGGGAAAGAGAAAAAACAGAAACCCCTCAGATATTGAAAATAGCAGTCAGTGGAGTCACTGAGCTCTTGAGACTTTTCTCTCCTCCCAATCAAACAAG CGTTTTGAGTGAAGATATTGAGAAACAAACACAAGAATCCCCAGTTTCAAGTGTCGATGATGTTCTCATGATCATACAATCTGATTATGAGAAAGCTTATTTTGTTACAG GGAACTTCACTTCTTCAATTTATGCCGAAAATTGTCTCTTTGAAGATCCAACTATCAAATTTCGTG GTAGGGATTTATACGCGCGCAACTTGAAATTGCTTGTACCATTCTTTGACTGTGCGTCAATTAGACTGCAAAAGATTGAGAAG GATGTTGATTCTGACACAAATTATGTGGTGGCATCTTGGAAACTAAGGTGCTTACCATATTCCTTATgcgattttatttttttcaaacacTATATATTCTTTCAATTTCAGGAAATCCTACTCATATCAGCTGCCAATTTGCCACATTGTTCAAAGAATGATATAAATGCTTCTAAAAGCAATATG GACCAACTTAAAACTTCCTTGGAGGCCTCTCATTTCAATTGA
- the LOC130718207 gene encoding uncharacterized protein LOC130718207, translated as MSVAVVLNSSTVTEFMDDKATFDSFVNERFAMVDENGDGELSRDEVRGGFGLFMPLGSESQPKQEVDDMLDLIFKRFDEDQNGSLDLKEFKSLMTEIMNALARGIGGFPIMVALENDSLLMKAVQHELATYSSPSS; from the coding sequence ATGAGTGTAGCGGTAGTACTCAACAGCTCCACCGTAACAGAGTTCATGGACGACAAAGCAACCTTCGACAGTTTTGTCAACGAGAGGTTTGCCATGGTGGATGAGAACGGCGATGGCGAGCTTTCGCGCGACGAGGTCCGTGGCGGGTTTGGGCTGTTCATGCCATTAGGATCTGAATCACAGCCAAAGCAAGAGGTTGAtgacatgttagatttgatatTCAAGAGGTTTGATGAGGATCAAAACGGTTCGCTCGATCTGAAGGAGTTCAAGTCGTTGATGACGGAGATTATGAATGCTCTTGCTCGTGGGATAGGTGGCTTTCCCATCATGGTGGCTCTTGAAAATGATAGCTTGCTTATGAAGGCTGTTCAACATGAATTGGCAACATattcatctccttcatcatgA
- the LOC130720730 gene encoding uncharacterized protein LOC130720730, whose product MKDFPSCFGENAVQVADSSSSNASKTAQNLVICVYQCRIRGRSCLITITWSKSLMGQGLSVGIDDASNQCLCKVDVKPWVFSRRKGSKSLEANSCKIDVYWDLSSARFGAGPEPLEGFYVGVVVDRQMVLLLGDLRKEAFKKSSAIPLPGNAVFVAKKEHVFGKKLFGNKAVFCDNGQVHDLVIECDTSSSSDPCLVIRIDSKTVMQVKRLKWKFRGNHTILVDGLAVEVFWDVYNWLFGASSLGNAVFMFRTCLSEEKMWASQNLSDANVLQWSFSQRFPESKSQGLGFSHVLYAWKNE is encoded by the coding sequence ATGAAGGACTTTCCTTCCTGTTTCGGTGAAAATGCAGTTCAGGTTGCAGATTCTTCCTCTTCAAATGCCTCTAAAACTGCACAGAATCTGGTTATTTGTGTTTACCAGTGCAGGATTAGAGGCAGGTCCTGCTTGATAACCATTACCTGGAGCAAGAGCTTGATGGGGCAAGGACTCAGTGTTGGGATCGATGATGCTTCAAACCAGTGTCTGTGTAAGGTGGATGTGAAACCATGGGTGTTTTCAAGGAGAAAGGGTAGTAAGAGTCTTGAGGCTAATTCATGTAAGATTGATGTGTATTGGGACCTTTCTTCTGCTAGATTTGGTGCTGGACCTGAACCATTGGAGGGTTTTTATGTTGGTGTTGTTGTAGATCGACAAATGGTTCTTCTCCTTGGAGATTTGAGGAAAGAGGCTTTTAAGAAATCCAGTGCTATCCCTTTACCTGGAAATGCTGTTTTTGTTGCTAAGAAAGAGCATGTGTTTGGTAAGAAATTGTTTGGTAACAAGGCTGTGTTTTGTGACAATGGTCAGGTCCATGATCTTGTCATAGAGTGTGATACTTCAAGTTCCTCTGATCCGTGTCTTGTGATTCGCATAGACAGCAAAACTGTGATGCAGGTGAAGAGGCTGAAATGGAAGTTCAGGGGAAACCACACCATTCTTGTGGATGGTCTTGCAGTGGAAGTGTTCTGGGATGTCTACAATTGGCTCTTTGGTGCATCATCTCTTGGTAATGCTGTGTTTATGTTCAGAACATGCTTGTCTGAGGAAAAAATGTGGGCTTCTCAAAACCTTTCTGATGCAAATGTGTTGCAGTGGTCTTTTTCTCAGAGGTTTCCTGAGTCCAAGTCGCAAGGTCTTGGTTTCTCGCATGTTTTGTATGCTTGGAAGAATGAGTAG
- the LOC130718206 gene encoding uncharacterized protein LOC130718206 isoform X3, translated as MAKVWTGTPPLLPLRSKLPSLQFQCCSYSNTPKISASFNREREKTETPQILKIAVSGVTELLRLFSPPNQTSVLSEDIEKQTQESPVSSVDDVLMIIQSDYEKAYFVTGNFTSSIYAENCLFEDPTIKFRGRDLYARNLKLLVPFFDCASIRLQKIEKDVDSDTNYVVASWKLRTNLKLPWRPLISIDGSTLYELNEDFKIVRHVESWNVSALEAVLQIFKFENTGLPLTV; from the exons ATGGCAAAAGTATGGACTGGAACACCTCCTCTACTACCCTTACGCTCCAAG CTGCCAAGCCTCCAATTCCAATGCTGCTCATACAGTAACACCCCCAAAATCAGTGCAAGTTTTAATAGGGAAAGAGAAAAAACAGAAACCCCTCAGATATTGAAAATAGCAGTCAGTGGAGTCACTGAGCTCTTGAGACTTTTCTCTCCTCCCAATCAAACAAG CGTTTTGAGTGAAGATATTGAGAAACAAACACAAGAATCCCCAGTTTCAAGTGTCGATGATGTTCTCATGATCATACAATCTGATTATGAGAAAGCTTATTTTGTTACAG GGAACTTCACTTCTTCAATTTATGCCGAAAATTGTCTCTTTGAAGATCCAACTATCAAATTTCGTG GTAGGGATTTATACGCGCGCAACTTGAAATTGCTTGTACCATTCTTTGACTGTGCGTCAATTAGACTGCAAAAGATTGAGAAG GATGTTGATTCTGACACAAATTATGTGGTGGCATCTTGGAAACTAAG GACCAACTTAAAACTTCCTTGGAGGCCTCTCATTTCAATTGACGGAAGCACACTTTATGAATTAAATGAAGATTTCAAA ATTGTTAGGCATGTTGAGAGTTGGAATGTCTCTGCTCTTGAAGCAGTGTTACAGATTTTCAAGTTTGAAAACACAG GATTACCTTTGACTGTATGA
- the LOC130718206 gene encoding uncharacterized protein LOC130718206 isoform X1, producing MAKVWTGTPPLLPLRSKLPSLQFQCCSYSNTPKISASFNREREKTETPQILKIAVSGVTELLRLFSPPNQTSVLSEDIEKQTQESPVSSVDDVLMIIQSDYEKAYFVTGNFTSSIYAENCLFEDPTIKFRGRDLYARNLKLLVPFFDCASIRLQKIEKDVDSDTNYVVASWKLRTNLKLPWRPLISIDGSTLYELNEDFKIVRHVESWNVSALEAVLQIFKFENTGSDGCPYIIPPRSAFGFAQMVTS from the exons ATGGCAAAAGTATGGACTGGAACACCTCCTCTACTACCCTTACGCTCCAAG CTGCCAAGCCTCCAATTCCAATGCTGCTCATACAGTAACACCCCCAAAATCAGTGCAAGTTTTAATAGGGAAAGAGAAAAAACAGAAACCCCTCAGATATTGAAAATAGCAGTCAGTGGAGTCACTGAGCTCTTGAGACTTTTCTCTCCTCCCAATCAAACAAG CGTTTTGAGTGAAGATATTGAGAAACAAACACAAGAATCCCCAGTTTCAAGTGTCGATGATGTTCTCATGATCATACAATCTGATTATGAGAAAGCTTATTTTGTTACAG GGAACTTCACTTCTTCAATTTATGCCGAAAATTGTCTCTTTGAAGATCCAACTATCAAATTTCGTG GTAGGGATTTATACGCGCGCAACTTGAAATTGCTTGTACCATTCTTTGACTGTGCGTCAATTAGACTGCAAAAGATTGAGAAG GATGTTGATTCTGACACAAATTATGTGGTGGCATCTTGGAAACTAAG GACCAACTTAAAACTTCCTTGGAGGCCTCTCATTTCAATTGACGGAAGCACACTTTATGAATTAAATGAAGATTTCAAA ATTGTTAGGCATGTTGAGAGTTGGAATGTCTCTGCTCTTGAAGCAGTGTTACAGATTTTCAAGTTTGAAAACACAG GTTCCGATGGTTGCCCCTACATCATCCCTCCTCGATCGGCGTTTGGTTTCGCCCAGATGGTGACTTCATGA